Genomic window (Nitrospirales bacterium LBB_01):
GGCAGGTTAAGAATCTGCGTTAAATCATTGTCATACAATATGCTGACCCATCCAACCCCTAAACCCTCAGCACGGGCTGCAAGCCAAAGGTTTTCAACCGCACACACTACACTGTACTCATCCATGTTAAAGTTTGTGGTGCGCCCAATAACGACAGGGCCAAAACGGCTCTTGTCGCAGGTTACACATATATTAAGCGGAGACTCCAGTATGCCCTGAAGTTTCAGGTTTTCATAAGTTTGACGTTTTTTATCATCAATAAACATAGCCTTTGCTCTTTCATTAGCCCGTACAAAGGACTCATGAACCCTGCGTTTGACATCGTTTGACTTTATGACAATAAAATTCCATGGCTGCATAAAACCCACCGATGGGGCATGGTGAGCGGCAACAAGCACACGTGAAAGCACATCGTCCTCTATAGGTTTGTCGGTAAACTGGCTTCTTATGTCCCGTCTTGAAAAAATAGCCTTGTAAAGACCGGCCTTTTCAAACTCTTCAAAAACATTAACTCTCTCCACTATTGAACGCTCCTTTTTTTGGGGGGTATTGTCACTTGTCTTTTGACTGGCTTAACTTAAGCACCGGCTTGTAATCATCAAACTGCGGCCATATTCTTATCGGATAGTTTGGGTCCTTTTCCCAAATGCTGATTTCGGCTTTCCAATCAGGCCAGCTTGTGTTAGCATAAACTTTCATTCTCGCCCTATACTCCATCATTGACGTGGTTAGAGCAATTAGTGTTAAAACAAAGGCCGCCAGAGATGATATTTTAAGAAATGAGTTCTTATCAAATTTAACATAAGACAATATTAACACCATCAGCATAACACCGGGGGCATACGTATATCTTGCCGCTCCTGTCATATCCAGAGACGTTAGTATAAGTGTTATTGAACAAAATATTATTCCTAATGCCAACACCTGCCTGTTTATATCTAAAATTGATTTATACATTACCCAGATTAAATATATAGCAACCGGTACAACAAATATAAGGAATATTAAATTGCTTAACATTATCTGTGTAAAAGTATAGCCAAAAATTGGGATAAGATAGTTTTCTGTAAGGTAAAGCAAAAAAATACTAATAAAATTACTGTTATTAAACCGTTGTGGCAATCCAATTGTATAGTATGAATGAGCAACTATTGCTATTTGGCAAAGTGATGAGAAAACAAGGATTGCCGCATGAATTGTAAACTCACGGGATTTTTTTTGTAGAGCTCGCAATATATAAACCGGCGTTAAATAGCAGGAGGTAAGCCCGGCAAACCCTCCAATTAGAAGCAGTAGGCGGTAAGCCCATACTCTAAACTTAGCTTCACCTTGAACATCGGCAATTAAAATCAAAAAAGTAGTAAGAAGCAGAAAAAACTGGGTATGACGCGCCGTTATCCATATTTGACCAGTGGATTGTACAAAAATTATAATCAGTGCTACAACTATTTTTTTTAAGTAGGTATCAAAGAAAAATGAGCGTCCCCACAAAACAATAGCAAATGGAATCAGTTGAGCTAAAAAAGCCATTAATGCACAGACAGTAGGAGCATATCTAAGAGGCGCTATAGAAGCAAATGCCATAGCAGTATTTGTAAAAATTTCAAAATAGCCTCTGTCTGGCTGTACTACAAAGAGAGATTTAAAGAAAGGATTCTCATAAGCATACTTAAAATAAGACAACCCCTCCTCGTCATAAAATCTTGGAGCTATAAGAAGAATCGGCGCTCTGAGAAAAATAACTACAGCAAACACTAAGAGCGAGCAAGTGTTAAGTATATTTTCTTTTTTTGAAGTCATAAAAGCCCACCTTTTTATATTTGTGGTTATTTTATAATAATCAAAGATAAAAAAGATAATATTTAATGCTTATTGAGTTAACTCCTGTAATTTTTTTTCAGTTAGCAAATGATACAGTTAAAAGGACTGGATTCCCGCTCGTAGGCGGGAATGACAAAGGGGGTAATTTCTTTTTCTTGTCATTCCTGCGAAGGCAGGAATCCATTTTTTTGTTTGCGGAGCTAACTGCATATGAAATTAATATTTTTTAAGAGGGAGGGTTATGTCTTGTAATCTATATCATTTTTTTGGATTAAGTTTAATTTCTGGCTTGTAAAAATCTAATTGTGGCCATATTCTTATAGGATGAGTTGGATCCTTTTCCCAAATAGCCACCTCTGTTTTCCAATTTGGCCAGTAATTTTTAACATATATAGTCATTCTGGCTCTGTACTCAAACATTGACGTTGTCAGTGAGATTACTGTAAGAGCAAAAGCAGCTATAGATGATGCTGTAAGAAAAGACTTTCCATCAAATCTAACAAAAGAAAACACAAGAACCATCAACATCACACCTGGGGCAAACATATATCTCGCAGCTCCTGTCATATTCACTGACGTAAGCGTAAGCATTATTGAACTAAACACTATTCCCAGAACCAACAACCTTCTGTTTACATCTAAAATTGATTTATATATTAACCAGATTAGACAAACAGCAACAGGAACAATAAATATAGTGTTTTTTAACATGATCAGCATTAATCCATAGCCGAAAACGGGCTGCAGATAGTTTTCTATAAAGTAAAACGAGATAATAGTAAAAACATCTTTGTTATTAAATCGTCCATTGAATCCGCCGATTGTATAGTATGTATATATCTCAACAGTCAGCTGGCAAATTGATGCAAAAATCAATATGACAGCATGAATTGTGTGCTCACGGCACTTTTTGGTAACGGCGCGTAAAATATAAACTGGAGTCAGAAAGCACGATGTTACGCCGGCAAAACCACTAATTAAGAGCAACAGGTGGTATGCCCATTTTTTTGATTTACTTTCTCCCTCCACCTCAGAAATTAAAATTAGAAAGACGGAAAGAAGCAGGAAAAACTGTGACTGCATTACAGCTATCCATATATCGCCGGTTGATTGCACAAAAATCATTATCAGCGTTACAACTATTTTTTTTAAATAGTTATCAAAAAAAAATGACCGTCCCCATAAAACAACGGCAATGGGAATCAGTTGAGCTAAAAAAGCCATGACAGCGCAAATAGTCGGAGCATATCTAAGTGGCACTGCTGATGCCAGAGCCATAGCTGTATTTGTAAAAATTTCAAAATAACCTCTGGGCGTCTGTACCACAAGGAGAGATTTTATGAAAGAATTATCATAAGCATATTTAAAATACCAGCCGTCCTCATCATAAAACCTTGGAGCCGTAAGAAGAATAGGCGCTCTGAGAAAAATAACCGCAGCAAGCGCCATAAGTATTGAGCTGTTTAAAATATCTGTTTTTTTTAAAACCATTTTGTACATTTGTCCTCTGTTTTTTGCTGAGGTATTATAAGATATTTAGAGATTAAAATTGCAAGCAGTGCCAAAATTCATAAGAAACACTCTATCTGCCTATATACAGTTCAGAGTGCTGCCTGTGATTGTTCCAGTTTTCAATGTATGTCTGAGCAAGTTTTTTTGATTTAATTATCAAGAGGTTTTCAGCGTTATGTTCCTCAGCCGCTTTTGAGAAATTAAAACTTCCGGTTATCAATGTTTCACCATCAATAATCATAATTTTATTGTGCGCAATAGCATGAACCGAGTCTATGTAAGTAGGGATTCCCATGTGGGCTGTGAAATCAGCGCTGCTATACTTAGCTGTCTTGTTAGATTTATCCAGAATAATAGCAATTTTGACGCCTGACTTCTTAGCTTTTACAAGCGCCTCAGCTATCGCTTTAGATGTAAAAGAGTACGCCTGAACAAGTATTTCTGATTTAGCTCCATTAATTTCATTGATGATAGCATCCGTGCAGCCGCCGTTAGGTGAGAAATAAACGGCTGCTACTACGTTTATAATAAGAAGAAAACTCTTTAAAGACAAACGACAAACCTCATATTTAATTTAATGATTATGGTTACTGTATCATATATTAGGTATTTTAGTCTTGATAAATAATCTTATTTTTTGACAAATAAAATTCACGCCTGAACAGAGGGCTTTATAACCTATCAAAGTGACAGACAGATGCTTTTTTCCTGAAATTTGGATTACAATGTAATGATGCTTTTTAATTCTCTATCATATATTTTAGTTTTTCTGCCTTTTGTATTTTTTTCATATCTTTACCTGACTAAAAATAATCATTTCGTTTCAGCAAAAATTCTACTTCTTTTATCATCCATATTTTTCTATGGCATGTGGAAACCCAAATATGTCTCTCTCCTTATTTTGTCTCTAATTATTAATTACGCTATAGGAACTCAGCTGAAACAAGTTAAACATAGAAAAATTTTTCTTATTGTCGGTATTGTAATTAATGTAGGTATTTTATGTTTCTTTAAATATACTTATTTTCTGATAGAAAATATGAACTATATCGCAGGTACAAGTTTTCATGTTAGTGAATATATCCTGCCGCTTGCAATTAGTTTCTTTACATTTGAACAAATAACTTACTTATTTTATTGCTATAACTCAAATACTGTCAGTTTATTGGACTATTCGCTATTCATAACTTTTTTTCCAAAACTTATTGCTGGACCTATTCTTTATCCCGAGGAGATGATTCCCCAGTATGTCAACAAAGAAAACAAGACAATCGACGCCAGAAATATAGAGGCTGGCCTGAATCTTTTCTTTACAGGACTTTTCAAGAAGGTTGTAATAGCAGACACTTTGGCGGCAGTTGCGATAAATGGTTACGATAAAATGGGCGAATTGACAATGATAACATCGTGGGCAACCGCTTTGTCATACACCTTACAGTTGTATTACGATTTTTCAGGCTACACAGATATGGCAAGGGGAGCCGCTTTACTTTTTAATATACATCTACCTTTTAATTTTGACTCTCCTTACAAATCAACAAACATACAGGAATTTTGGAGAACATGGCATATCACTCTGTCCAGATTTTTAAGAAAATACATATATATACCTTTAGGCGGCAATAAAATAAGCGGTAGTAAAACATATCTAAACTTAATTACGGTTTTTCTCATCGGAGGTCTTTGGCATGGCGCCGGCTGGACTTTTATCTTGTGGGGTTTATTACACGGTGTGGCAATGGCAGTAAATAGAATGTGGCAAACAACAGAGCATAAGATGAACAAATATCTGGGGTGGTTTCTTACTTTCAATTTTGTAAATATAACATGGGTATTTTTTAGAGCTAAGGATTTCAGTGCTGTCGTTAAAATACTTACCGGAATGTCCGGTTACTATGAAATAAGGGAGATATTAGCAACAAGAGAACTTAATCTGAATATGATTATTGCCGCACTGAAAAATTCTTTGCACAATTTCCGGCTGACCTTTGATTCTGCAGCATCTTATTACTACTACATATTTATACTTGCTGGTTCTTTAATTTTCAGCATCTTTTTCAAAAATACAAACAGTATCTCAAAAGATAAGGTACCCTCGTATACTGATACTTTTACATTCCTTGTTCTGACAATAGTTTCAATGGTCTATGTCTTTTATGATATTAATGTATCAAAGCCGTTTCTATATTTTAATTTCTGATTGATATGACTTTATATAGTAAGAGATTTACTCAAGGAGCACGAATATGATTAAACGAATTTCTATATGTGCGGCTTTAATTGTTATTTTGTTGGGGTTTGTAGAGTTGACAGCACGTGTTATCTTAAAACTGAATAAGGATAATAAACAGCAGTTAATCAATTGGGAGTCTTTTCACAAACCAACCGAAAACATAGCAAATCTTGACATGTATAAAAGATATAATTGGATAAATGATTTTCAAAATGATAAGCCGTTGGAATCAAACAGTTCTGATATGTGCACTGGTCTAAAATATGAACCGTTTTATTTATGGAAATCATCCCCATGTATGACTAAATATAGAACCACTGATGCAGATGGCAATAGAACAACAAAATATAATGTGACCACATGTGATAACAAGACAACTATTTATGTGTTTGGCAGCAGTACGATGGCAGGGGATGGGATATTACGCGATGTTGATCTGATTCCATCCATTATAGCTAAAAACCTGAATGAAAAATACAGCAGCAACCAATGCTTTGAAGTAAAAAACTTTGCCCAAAGCGGTTTCAATCAGGGGAACGAATATGTTTTGTTTATGGATATCCTATCTAAAGGGGAAATCCCTGATTATGTTATATTTTATGACGGCGCTACCGATATTTTACAAAACGTATTGTATGGAGAACCTCATATGGGATTTGAAATGTTTAATCTGATTTCAACATGGTGGTCATCCGGCGATTACAACAGATTTGTAACATATCTGGCATTAAAAAAATCTGCATTTTTTAGATTGTTAAACAAAGAATATACTTTAAAAAAATATTATATACATGATAAAGACACCATAAACAAGAGATGTGCCACCCTTGCCAATACTTACGCTGGCAGGGCAGATGTAATCAATAAACTTTCAAAACAATACAACTTCAAATTCACTTTGGCTCTTCAACCACTATTATTTACCGTATCCAATTTATCCAGTGAAGACGCTATGCTTCTAAACAAGATAGAAAAAGAATTTCCCTATATGATAGACACATATAACACTTGTTATAAAGCTGTCAGAGACAGACTTAATGAAAAGAATGATTATTTCTTTGACTTGTCCAACTTTGATGTACACAATGAATCAGTTTATTTTGATTTTGCTCATGTCTCTCCATTAGGTAATGAGATGTTTGCAAAAGCATTAATAGATGAGATTCAGAAAAAGTTAGAAGTAAAATAGTCATACTCATGAGAACACTTGAAATTCATATCATAGAATTAGCATCTTTATTTTTGGTATAATGCTGTTGTGGTTATAGTAAGGACAACATATGAGGTTTTTCAATCAACTCACTTTATTTTAAAGAGGATTTAAGAGATGGCTGAAATAAGCGATAGTGTTAAGTTAATGGATACGGCTAAGAGGAATGCTCCAGAACGGGAAAGACAAACAGAAAGCAATCAATTAGTTGGGCCTGCAGGGTTAGACATAGGAACATCTAATATTGTGCTTGCAAGAATGAGAAGCGGCGCTGTGCAGACAGTTAAACAGCTCAATGCTTTTTTTGCGGTCCCACGGTCTAAGTTTACAGGCAAGGTGTTTGCTAAAAATGAAATCATGTATTTTGCAAGAAACGGGCAGTTTTATATAATCGGGAACTCCTCAGATACGTTTGCTGCCACTTTTAATTCAACTACCCGGCGTCCCATTGAAGGGGGACTTTTAAGCCCAAAAGAGGACGAGGGAGTAAACGTTATAGCGGCTATTATGAAGACAATGCTGCCGCCGCCTAAAAAACCCGGCGAGGTCATAGCTTTCAGTGTTCCAGGGGAGCCGGTTGATACCAGAATATCGGTGCTCTACCATGAAACTGTTATGAAGCGCACCCTTGAGGGCATGGGGTATTTTCCAATTTCGGTAAACGAGGGGTTAGCCGTGATAACCGCCGAGATGTCAAACGACAACTACACCGGCATTGGAATAAGCATGGGGGGCGGCATGTGTAACGTTTGTCTTTCTTATATGGCTGTTCCAATACTTTCTTACAGTATTCAAAAGGGAGGCGACTACATAGACTCAATGGTTGGCAGAACGTTGGGTGAGTCTCAGACAAAGATAAAATTGATAAAGGAAAAAGAACTCAGTCTCACACGAGAGCCAAGAAACAAGGTGGAAACCGCCCTGCAAATATTCTACGATGATCTGCTATCGCATCTAACGCAAAGTCTGGAGCAGGTGTTGGCCTCATCGGATAAAGTGCCGCGATTTGCTAAACCCGTGCCTCTTGTCATAAGCGGAGGCGGCGCTCTGGCTCAAGGATTAAAGGAACGGTTTGAAAGAGCGCTTAAGAGTGTCAGCCTGCCTATTCAGATATCATCAGTAAGGATTGCCGAGGATCCTCTTAATTCCACCGCTAAAGGAGCTCTGTATATGGCCATCTCAGAGGAATCCTGACACTTAATGGCAGTTGCGGTTGTCGTCTTTTCAATAGATAAAACAAGGGGCAATCTGCTCCTTAAAATACTTGAAAGCGACGCCCTTAAAGCTAAGCATATCAAAACCGTATTTGACCTTGAAAGAACAGTATCAAAACACGCTCCCTCTATTATCATTTTTGATTCAAAATATCACTTTTCTAAAAACTACACAATAGTCGGCACACTCAGAAGCAAGCTGCCAAAATCGGCCATAATGGTACTTTGTGAACCATATATGGAGCATATTTTCACAGATATGGGAGTACGCTCCGATATGTGTATGGCAGATCCTCTGGATCCTGAGTTGATTTTAGCCAAAGTACGAGAGGTCTATTTTATAAAAAACAAGTCATACCTTAGACTTACCACTTTTTTAAGCATAGCTTACAATTTGTTTACAGGTGACACTAAAAATCCCTATTTGAGTTTTGCTAAAAAAGTGCTTTTGATTTTTGCGCTTATCACCTCCCTGACAATAGGGGGCACTGGAGGTTTTATCCTGTGGAGTATTTCAGATTTGCCTAAGGTTCAACTTCTTGAACAATATACTCCGCTTGAGTCATCTCAGATATTTTCCTCCAATGGTGAGTCTCTGGCTGAGGTGTTTGTAGAAAGAAGACGCTTTGTACCGTCATACAAGATTCCAGAGCACGTGAAAAAAGCATTTATTGCCGTTGAGGATATTCGTTTTTATAAACACTTCGGCATAGATATTCAGAGGATTGTAAAGGCATTTATAGAGAATATGAGAGCTGGCACTATTGTGCAGGGTGGGAGCACTATTAC
Coding sequences:
- the bluB gene encoding 5,6-dimethylbenzimidazole synthase; this encodes MVERVNVFEEFEKAGLYKAIFSRRDIRSQFTDKPIEDDVLSRVLVAAHHAPSVGFMQPWNFIVIKSNDVKRRVHESFVRANERAKAMFIDDKKRQTYENLKLQGILESPLNICVTCDKSRFGPVVIGRTTNFNMDEYSVVCAVENLWLAARAEGLGVGWVSILYDNDLTQILNLPEDVIPIAYLCIGYVTHFPESPELETVGWLPRMKLSDLIYSETWGNDCQTHLPELYKHVVK
- a CDS encoding MBOAT family protein, which produces MLFNSLSYILVFLPFVFFSYLYLTKNNHFVSAKILLLLSSIFFYGMWKPKYVSLLILSLIINYAIGTQLKQVKHRKIFLIVGIVINVGILCFFKYTYFLIENMNYIAGTSFHVSEYILPLAISFFTFEQITYLFYCYNSNTVSLLDYSLFITFFPKLIAGPILYPEEMIPQYVNKENKTIDARNIEAGLNLFFTGLFKKVVIADTLAAVAINGYDKMGELTMITSWATALSYTLQLYYDFSGYTDMARGAALLFNIHLPFNFDSPYKSTNIQEFWRTWHITLSRFLRKYIYIPLGGNKISGSKTYLNLITVFLIGGLWHGAGWTFILWGLLHGVAMAVNRMWQTTEHKMNKYLGWFLTFNFVNITWVFFRAKDFSAVVKILTGMSGYYEIREILATRELNLNMIIAALKNSLHNFRLTFDSAASYYYYIFILAGSLIFSIFFKNTNSISKDKVPSYTDTFTFLVLTIVSMVYVFYDINVSKPFLYFNF
- a CDS encoding phospholipase D family protein, with product MKYEVCRLSLKSFLLIINVVAAVYFSPNGGCTDAIINEINGAKSEILVQAYSFTSKAIAEALVKAKKSGVKIAIILDKSNKTAKYSSADFTAHMGIPTYIDSVHAIAHNKIMIIDGETLITGSFNFSKAAEEHNAENLLIIKSKKLAQTYIENWNNHRQHSELYIGR